AACTTTCGTATGCCAATCCCCAACTGCCAAAACTTGGAGACACAATAATGCTGTGTGCCGTTGTGTGCTGGCGAATAGAGTCTATGGCTACCGTTAAGAGCAAGCTTAGGCTATCGTTGTCTAATGCGCCATTAGAAGGGATGCCGGGTTCGTTTAGCAGTTCAAAAGTAAAGCGGTTGGGATCTAGGTATTGGTAGCGTTTGGCAACCACACTCCATAAGTGTGCAAAGCGCTGTTGTTGTGTTCGCCAATTGTTGTTGGTAATTTGCCAACCGTGATGGTTGTCTATAATGAGCATCATATCCAATTCGTTGCACCACGCAATTAAGGTATCTATTCGGCTAAAAAGGGCATGGTTTTGATCTACGTTATATGGAGCTATGGTGTCGGTAATTTTTGCAAATTGAATGGGAAGCCTTAGTGATTGAATGCCGGCTTCTTTCATTTTTTGGAGGTGCCATTTGGTGTAGCGAGTAGTGCTGGGCCAAGTATTATCCCAGGTTGCTTCTAACCAATTGCTTAGGTTTTGTCCCTTGCCAAATGCGTTGCACCTGTTTTGTGCATTGCTTTGTGCATGTGTGTATGTATGAGCAAGTAAAAGAACTAAAAGAAAAAACAGGGAGTAGCAGCTCTTTATAGTGTATTGCATACGTGTATGAGTTTAATGTAAATCCAAATAAAAAAGAGGCTGTGAATAGCAGCCTCTTTTTTATTTAATATCAATCTTCTAATTTGCGGTTAGTGCGTTCCAGTACTTCATCAATCATGCCATATTCTTTGGCTTCGCGGGCGCGCATCCAATAATCGCGGTCGCTGTCTTCTTGTACTTTTTCTAATGGTTGGCCGCTGTGGTTAGAAATAATTTCATATAACTCATCTTTTATTTTTCTGATTTCGTTGATAGAAATTTGAATGTCGCTGGCTTTGCCACCAATACCGCCAAGCGGCTGGTGAATCATTACTCTGGCATGTGGCAATGCAGTGCGTTTTCCTTTTTTTCCGGCACATAAAATTACGGCAGCCATAGATGCGGCTACTCCGGTGCAAATAGTTGCCACATCCATATTTACGTATTGCATAGTATCGTAAATTCCTAAGCCGCTATATACTTCGCCACCGGGTGAGTTGATGTAGATTTGAACATCGCTGCGTGCATCGCTGCTTTCTAAAAATAGGAGTTGCGCTTGTATAATGCTGGCAATATAATCGTCAACCGCTGTGCCAAGAAAAATAATTCTATCCATCATTAAACGGCTAAATACATCTACTTCGCGAAAAGGCATCGGGCGCTCTTCAATTACAGTTCTGGTAAGATTGGTAACCGGATGCAGCGATTCAATTTTATGAATGTATTGCTCTACTCCAAGCCTGTTTATGCCATGGTGTTTTACGGCATAGTTGGCAAAATCTTTAGCTTCTTTAATATTCATTTTATACTTTTTTTCTGCTTACAAAATCAATGTTGCATAAGACGTTTCACAATTCCAAATATTTCGTCATTAAAAACATTATGGTACAGGCTATGATGTTTTTTTTCGGTTTTTGGTAGTGCTGCTTTTTATGTTGTTTATGAACTTGGTTTCGGTTTGGGCAATAAATTCAACAATGGCTTTTTTTTCGTGATCGTTGTATTGTTGCATCAGTTCTTTTCCCATTTTTAAAATATTGGCGCCTAAAAGAATGGCTTGCACATCATTTTTGTCGTAGGTTTTAGTATTAGCTTTCATGCGTGTGGCTACATCTTCTAAAATGCCGATTGTTTTTTCAAGCATTTTGGTATCGGTAATAATTAAAAAGAGGTTGCAGAGTTCATCAATAAATTGCTGTATTTTTTTTTGTGGTAGGTCTGCTATACATTGTAGCAGTTGGGCTTCGGTAACGGGTGCTGTTAGGTTTTGTTTTAGGGCGGTTTGTAATAGCAGCTCTTCGAAGTTTCGGGCAGCGGTGTGGGTGTGCAGTGTTTCTATACCTGCTTTTATGGCTTTGGGAAACAGGATGCCAAAACGAAAAATTGCTGCGGTTAAATTGCCCAGTATGCCCCAAATTTTGGCGGGATCGTTTACGTAACTTTCTAAACGAGCAAAAGCGGCATCTAGCTCTTGGCGCTTATTTATATCGGGGTATAAATTTTGAAGAAAGAAATTACGCAGTTCATCGGCTTTTTCTTGCGTGAAAAAATCGGGTAAATTTTTGTTGTCTTTAATTTGGCTGAATTGATAGCGCGCGTGAATAGTTTCGCGATAGCGCTCGATAAGGCTGAGTTTTAGTTTTTGGCTCATATTTTCAAACGTACATAAAGTTTTGTTTTGAAATTAAACTTCATGTTTTATTTATGTATCTGAACGAAAAAAAATATTCATGAAAAAATTTATTTTGATACTAATGGCTGTGATTACAGTTGGGTTTTGTTTTGCGCAAGTTACGGTGGGCGATGTTAAACTGCCTTCTACATTTAAAGCAGGTGATGCTGTGCTAAAATTTAACGGTGGCGGCATAAGGAAGAAACTGTTTATAGATGTGTATGTGGCAGGATTGTATGTAAAGGCAACTTCAAAAGATGGCGGTGCTATTGCTAAGGCAAACGAACCGCAGAATATGCGTATTGTTATTACTTCTGGCTTAGTTACTTCCGAAAAATTTATTGAATCTACTAAAGAAGGTTTCCAAAAATCTACTTCAGGAAATATAAAACCAATTCAAGATAAAGTTGATAGATTTTTAAAGTTGTTTTTAAAAGAAGCAATAACCAAAGGGGATGTTTATGATCTTACATTTTTGCCTATGGAAGGTGTAAAAGTGTTTAAGAATAATAAGTTGATAGACGTAATTCCCGGTTTAGATTTTAAAACTGCTTTATATGGTATTTGGTTGGGTTCTAATCCTGCCGATGCTAAATTGAAGACCGGACTTTTAGGTTCTTAAATTACGCCTTTGCCTCTTCTTCGTGTGGAAGTGTGCCACCCCATGAGTGACCGCGGTCTGTAAGGTTTTGAAATAAATCTTCCTGCAATAATTTTTCCTGCATCTCTATTTGATGTTTGGCACTGAGGGCATATTGCTGCAAATTGTAGCGATCTAATTGTAGTTTGCGCATAGATTTTTCATCGTAGCGAATAAAGTTTTGTCCTTGCCGAGTGGCGGTGTAAGCTCTAAATCCTAAGAACTTTAGGGCATCTACCGCAAGGTGTACCGAGGTGTAGAGTGTTTCGCGATAAATATCGGTTACGCCCACATCCATTAACTCATAAGCATCGAAGCGGTTTTTGGCTCGTGCCAAAATATGCAAGTGAGGAAAATGTTTTTTTACGTTTTTGATAAGTTGGGCATTGGCCGCTGGCGAGTCTATTGCGGCAATAAGTATTTTGGCATTTTCGGCACCGGCTGCGGCAATAAGATCTATCCTGGTGGCATCGCCATAATATACTTTAAATCCCATTTTTCGCAGTAAATCTACTCGGTCTGAATCGAAATCGAGGATGGTAGCTTCAATGCCATTGGCTCTTAAAAATCTGCCGATGGTGCTGCCAAAATGCCCAAAGCCGGCAATGATTACATCGTGTTTTTCTTCAATTGTGTCGGTTGATTTATCGGGTTCTTTTTCTTGAGTGCCTAAGTAAGGGTCTATGTATTTTTCGTTTATGATAAGTAGAATAGGTGAAAGAGTCATGCTTACTGCGGTGCTTGCCATAAGTAAGTCGTTCCATGTTTTATCTATAATGGCTAGTTGAAAAGAAAAGGAAAGCACTACAAATGCAAATTCTCCTACCTGTGCCAAACCAAAAGTGAATAGTATGTTTTGGTCTGTTTTCATTTTAAATATTTTTCCTGCAATAAAAAGTACTACTGCTTTCAACACTGCTAACCCAAGCACTATGGCAGTTACGAGTAGGGGTTTTTGTGCAATAAGTTTAAAATCTATAGATGCTCCTACTCCAATAAAAAATAAACCTAATAGCAAACTTTTAAATGGCTGTATATTGCTTTCTAATTCGTGTCGAAATTCGCTATTTGCTAATACTACTCCGGCTAAGAAAGCACCTAAAGCGGCACTTAAACCTACCAATTCCATAAGGTACGATACTGATACTACCAATAACAAAGCGGAGGCTGTGAACAATTCGCGTAGTTTAGTTTTGGCAATCATGCGCAGTATGGGAACTACAAGATAATTGCCTGCTAATAATACGGTAGCAACTGCTCCAATAACCATAGCTGTTTGTAACCAGGCTGGTAAGTCTTTTATGATGGCTTGAGAATGTTTTTCTACAATGTGAATTTGTGATTGGGAGGTAAGCAATGGCAAAAGTGCCAGTATAGGAATTACCACAATGTCTTGAAATAGTAATACTGAAAAAGATGCCTGCCCTGCTGCCGATTGCGATAGTCCTTTTTCTTTTAAAGTTTGCAGCACTATGGCTGTTGAACTCATAGAAAGTGCCATTGCAATGGCTAAGCTCATTTGCCATTGCCAACCAATAGCTAAACCCACTCCATAAAAGAGCAAAGTGGTAACACCAAATTGGATGCTGCCCAAACCCAATACGGCTTTGCGCATTTGCCAAAATTGTGCGGGTTCTAATTCTAGCCCAATTAAGAAGAGCATCATTACTACTCCAAATTCGGCAAAGTGCATAATGTCTTCGCCTTCATTGCCTACCAATCCTAGAATATAGGGACCAATTAACATGCCGCCAATGAGGTAGCCCAATACAGAGTTTAATCCTATGCGCTTTGCCAGTGCAACACAAAATACTCCGGCAGATAGGTAAATAATTGCTTGCAACAGAAAAAATTCACTCATGCTTCTCTTTTATTTTGTACCCAATAGTTTATGTATTTGTGTTGGTGAATAACTGTGAGCGGTAAATTATCTTGTTGTAGTAATACCAACAGAAGGTAGTAGTCTCTACAATGTTTTTCTAATTCTTCGAAAGGCAACCGATGTGCATTGTGGATTACGAAAGGAGGTAAAAATTCCATGCTGCATTCGCGGGCGGTTTGTTGCAATGGAGCTAAAAGTTGCGGAATGGTAAAGCTATGTGGTTGGTTCTCGGCATATACTGTTTCGGGGTCGCCAGTGGTAATTACATGGAGTACTTTTTTGCCTCTAAGCGCAGTGCCGCCAGTACCGTAAGCCCATCCAAACTCAAATACAATATCTATCCATTGCTTGAGGAGTGGCGGGATGCTGTACCAATAAAATGGGTGTTGCCAAATAATAATATCATGTTGTGTAAGTAGTTCTTTTTCACGTTTAACATCAATATTGAAATCGGGATACTCTTCGTATAAATCGTGTAGTGTAATTCCTTTGCTTTTTGGAATATACTGTAATAGTTGATGGTGATTTTTGGAGCGCTCCAAACGCGGATGTGCAAACAAAATAAGGATGTTATGTTGCATAGCGCAAAATAACTAGAATGAAATATATTAAAAGTAAAAAATGCAAAATGCTACAACTGCATTTCTTTCAGCGTATTGCTAATGATTAGTTTTCCGGCAGTTTTTGCTTTTATTTCTTCTACTGTAACCCCCGGTACTATTTCTATTAAATGGAAAGCGCCATCTATAATTTCGTAGTATCCCAATTCGGTAATTACTTTTTGAATACAATTTTTTCCGGTAAGCGGCAACGTGCAGGTCGGTAATAATTTCGATTCGCCTTTGGGGTTGGTTTGCATCATGGCTACAATAATGTTTTTTGCAGATGCAACTAAATCCATGGCTCCGCCCATTCCTTTTACCATTTTGCCGGGAATTTTCCAACTGGCGATATCTCCGT
This genomic stretch from Chitinophagales bacterium harbors:
- a CDS encoding NAD(P)H-dependent oxidoreductase, whose amino-acid sequence is MQHNILILFAHPRLERSKNHHQLLQYIPKSKGITLHDLYEEYPDFNIDVKREKELLTQHDIIIWQHPFYWYSIPPLLKQWIDIVFEFGWAYGTGGTALRGKKVLHVITTGDPETVYAENQPHSFTIPQLLAPLQQTARECSMEFLPPFVIHNAHRLPFEELEKHCRDYYLLLVLLQQDNLPLTVIHQHKYINYWVQNKREA
- a CDS encoding monovalent cation:proton antiporter-2 (CPA2) family protein; this translates as MSEFFLLQAIIYLSAGVFCVALAKRIGLNSVLGYLIGGMLIGPYILGLVGNEGEDIMHFAEFGVVMMLFLIGLELEPAQFWQMRKAVLGLGSIQFGVTTLLFYGVGLAIGWQWQMSLAIAMALSMSSTAIVLQTLKEKGLSQSAAGQASFSVLLFQDIVVIPILALLPLLTSQSQIHIVEKHSQAIIKDLPAWLQTAMVIGAVATVLLAGNYLVVPILRMIAKTKLRELFTASALLLVVSVSYLMELVGLSAALGAFLAGVVLANSEFRHELESNIQPFKSLLLGLFFIGVGASIDFKLIAQKPLLVTAIVLGLAVLKAVVLFIAGKIFKMKTDQNILFTFGLAQVGEFAFVVLSFSFQLAIIDKTWNDLLMASTAVSMTLSPILLIINEKYIDPYLGTQEKEPDKSTDTIEEKHDVIIAGFGHFGSTIGRFLRANGIEATILDFDSDRVDLLRKMGFKVYYGDATRIDLIAAAGAENAKILIAAIDSPAANAQLIKNVKKHFPHLHILARAKNRFDAYELMDVGVTDIYRETLYTSVHLAVDALKFLGFRAYTATRQGQNFIRYDEKSMRKLQLDRYNLQQYALSAKHQIEMQEKLLQEDLFQNLTDRGHSWGGTLPHEEEAKA
- a CDS encoding chalcone isomerase family protein; this translates as MKKFILILMAVITVGFCFAQVTVGDVKLPSTFKAGDAVLKFNGGGIRKKLFIDVYVAGLYVKATSKDGGAIAKANEPQNMRIVITSGLVTSEKFIESTKEGFQKSTSGNIKPIQDKVDRFLKLFLKEAITKGDVYDLTFLPMEGVKVFKNNKLIDVIPGLDFKTALYGIWLGSNPADAKLKTGLLGS
- a CDS encoding CoA transferase subunit B, which encodes MLTKEQIAQRIAKELRNGFYVNLGIGIPTLVANYIPQGVNVVLQSENGLLGIGPFPTESEVDADLINAGKQTVTTLQGSAFFDSATSFGMIRSQRVDLTVLGAMEVAENGDIASWKIPGKMVKGMGGAMDLVASAKNIIVAMMQTNPKGESKLLPTCTLPLTGKNCIQKVITELGYYEIIDGAFHLIEIVPGVTVEEIKAKTAGKLIISNTLKEMQL
- a CDS encoding ATP-dependent Clp protease proteolytic subunit, which codes for MNIKEAKDFANYAVKHHGINRLGVEQYIHKIESLHPVTNLTRTVIEERPMPFREVDVFSRLMMDRIIFLGTAVDDYIASIIQAQLLFLESSDARSDVQIYINSPGGEVYSGLGIYDTMQYVNMDVATICTGVAASMAAVILCAGKKGKRTALPHARVMIHQPLGGIGGKASDIQISINEIRKIKDELYEIISNHSGQPLEKVQEDSDRDYWMRAREAKEYGMIDEVLERTNRKLED